Proteins from a single region of Hordeum vulgare subsp. vulgare chromosome 6H, MorexV3_pseudomolecules_assembly, whole genome shotgun sequence:
- the LOC123405732 gene encoding uncharacterized protein LOC123405732 encodes MYLYVGLIIIMLLLQEIDNIAELNIVEDLDNRPSKKAKISELGVLERKPMSPTMSASSPNSECFESIVPESDIQIDRDPLASPPSPSSSTLSLVLPLHDVKEPDSNKEIKIVQKYDYLPQESDIQIDRDPLASPPSPSSSTLSPLLPLHDVKEPDSNKEIKIVQKYDYLPQDYTLTDYDLCAHIIIESSLRKQELVQIDGSIVLQNQLMCLLDEKEWVNDDVIDAYIYVV; translated from the exons ATGTACCTTTATGTTGGGCTAATTATAATTATGTTGTTACTGCAGGAAATAGATAACATTGCTGAACTGAACATTGTAGAGGATTTGGATAACCGACCTTCCAAAAAAGCAAAAATTTCTGAATTAGGTGTTCTGGAGCGAAAACCAATGTCACCAACTATGTCAGCATCTTCTCCAAATTCTGAATGTTTTGAATCAATTGTGCCAGAATCAGACATTCAGATAGATCGTGATCCATTGGCATCACCTCCATCCCCATCTAGCTCGACATTATCTCTTGTTTTACCATTACATGATGTTAAGGAACCAGATTCAAATAAAGAGATCAAAATTGTTCAAAAATATGATTATCTACCACaag AATCAGACATTCAGATAGATCGTGATCCATTGGCATCACCTCCATCCCCATCTAGCTCGACATTATCTCCTCTTTTACCATTACATGATGTTAAGGAACCAGATTCAAATAAAGAGATCAAAATTGTTCAAAAATATGATTATCTACCACaag aCTATACATTGACCGATTATGATCTATGTGCTCATATAATAATTGAATCATCTTTGAGAAAACAAGAGTTGGTTCAGATAGATGGAAGTATTGTGTTACAAAATCAATtgatgtgcttgcttgatgaaaaaGAGTGGGTAAATGATGAT GTGATCGATgcatatatatatgttgtataa